One Turneriella parva DSM 21527 genomic region harbors:
- the lptB gene encoding LPS export ABC transporter ATP-binding protein — MPRAAPEKNIFNKPAPVIAPDALTLEARNLVKQYGKRTVVRGVSYNVKQGEVVGILGPNGAGKTTSFYMTIGLVRQSGGEVFLGGEDLTNMPMYMRARRGIGYLAQEASIFRTLSVRKNIEAILELRGFDKEEIRQRTDKLLKELEIEHVQQQNGITLSGGERRRAEIARALASDPKFLLLDEPFAGVDPIAVKEIQRVVWQLQDRGLGILITDHNVRETLKLTDRAYIIFQGQVLIEGTADILIKDKKAREIYLGDDFKI, encoded by the coding sequence ATGCCCCGCGCGGCGCCAGAAAAAAATATCTTTAATAAGCCAGCGCCAGTTATTGCGCCTGACGCGCTGACGCTCGAGGCGCGCAATCTCGTGAAACAGTACGGCAAACGCACCGTGGTGCGCGGTGTTTCTTACAATGTTAAACAGGGCGAGGTCGTTGGCATTCTCGGCCCGAATGGAGCGGGTAAAACAACGTCATTCTATATGACAATTGGGCTCGTGCGCCAGTCGGGCGGCGAGGTCTTTCTTGGCGGCGAAGACCTCACGAACATGCCCATGTATATGCGTGCGCGCCGGGGCATTGGGTACCTTGCACAAGAGGCGTCCATTTTTCGCACACTGTCGGTGCGCAAGAATATAGAGGCGATTCTCGAACTCAGGGGCTTTGATAAAGAAGAAATACGCCAGCGTACCGACAAGCTGCTGAAAGAGCTCGAAATTGAGCATGTGCAGCAACAAAATGGCATAACCCTATCGGGCGGGGAGAGAAGGCGTGCTGAAATTGCGCGCGCGCTCGCTTCAGACCCTAAGTTTCTGCTGCTCGATGAGCCGTTCGCAGGCGTCGACCCTATCGCCGTTAAAGAAATACAGCGCGTCGTCTGGCAATTGCAAGATCGCGGGCTCGGTATTCTCATCACAGACCACAACGTGCGCGAAACGCTCAAGCTTACCGATCGTGCGTACATTATCTTTCAGGGGCAGGTTTTGATCGAAGGGACTGCAGACATATTGATCAAAGACAAAAAGGCCCGTGAGATATATCTGGGCGACGACTTTAAGATTTGA
- a CDS encoding RNA polymerase factor sigma-54, which translates to MPKAQLRQHTALKTTVRQKLHGTLTHAVQLLSLPQHELREEILRVIAENPFVEEISSGEAPPISTGEGRDFIASAHIGLQENLLLQLVDMGLPDKIYDLARIIVSTIDNDGFTTFPHRTIIADYNFSSRDLRACIEYLKQLEPCGVGAENLWQSLRWQAEARYGKDELLFDLIDMLGQAREGLSRFSQAEKNSLCEILEIDLETLDAKIKLLTALDPHPVNRSDGSAAEWALPEIFFEVKEKQVYVKVSDQYLPRFRVNHKLYEQMRGKKTPGVADSAAATRQAEWQATYHTAKSLVETLAFRSDTLMQVARIIAVKQYEFFTRGSAYIRTMSLKDLAQETNRHVSTISRILNRKYFHCSWGIFPLRLFLMRKIKSSDGSERSAEDLKTAILTLLAQDSERKKSDRVIAEILQDQGFEVKRRTVNKYRRLIHQKSSRKKSK; encoded by the coding sequence ATGCCGAAGGCCCAACTCAGACAGCACACAGCGCTCAAAACGACTGTCAGGCAAAAATTACACGGTACGCTGACGCATGCGGTACAGCTGCTGTCATTGCCGCAGCATGAGTTGCGAGAAGAAATTCTGCGCGTTATTGCCGAGAATCCGTTTGTTGAAGAAATTTCGTCGGGTGAAGCGCCCCCGATTTCAACAGGTGAGGGGCGCGACTTTATCGCCAGTGCGCACATCGGCTTGCAAGAAAACCTGCTGCTGCAGCTGGTCGACATGGGCCTGCCCGACAAAATTTATGATCTGGCGCGTATTATCGTCTCGACGATCGACAATGATGGCTTTACCACTTTTCCCCACCGGACGATTATTGCCGACTATAACTTCAGTTCGCGCGACCTCAGGGCGTGCATTGAATACCTCAAACAGCTCGAACCCTGCGGCGTCGGGGCCGAAAATCTCTGGCAGAGCCTGCGCTGGCAGGCCGAAGCGCGTTATGGTAAAGATGAACTGCTCTTCGACCTGATCGATATGCTGGGGCAGGCGCGTGAAGGCCTTTCGCGGTTCTCGCAGGCAGAAAAAAACTCGCTGTGCGAAATTCTCGAAATTGACCTCGAAACTCTCGATGCCAAGATTAAGCTGCTGACCGCGCTCGACCCCCACCCGGTGAACCGCAGCGACGGCAGCGCCGCCGAGTGGGCCTTACCCGAAATATTCTTTGAAGTCAAAGAGAAACAGGTTTACGTCAAAGTCTCCGATCAGTATTTACCACGATTTCGCGTGAACCACAAGCTCTATGAGCAGATGCGCGGCAAAAAAACTCCCGGGGTGGCAGATTCTGCGGCCGCGACGAGGCAGGCAGAGTGGCAGGCCACTTACCACACCGCAAAATCGCTCGTCGAAACTCTTGCCTTTCGATCTGACACGCTTATGCAGGTCGCGCGCATTATAGCGGTAAAGCAGTACGAGTTTTTTACCAGGGGCTCTGCTTACATACGCACGATGAGTCTCAAAGATCTCGCGCAAGAAACCAATCGCCATGTTTCAACCATCAGCCGCATCCTGAACCGTAAGTATTTTCACTGCTCGTGGGGTATTTTTCCGCTGAGGCTTTTTCTGATGCGCAAAATCAAGTCGTCTGACGGCAGCGAGCGCAGCGCCGAAGACCTGAAGACGGCAATTCTGACATTGCTCGCGCAAGACTCAGAACGTAAAAAATCCGACCGGGTTATTGCTGAGATACTTCAAGACCAGGGTTTTGAAGTGAAGCGGCGAACTGTCAACAAATACCGCCGGCTCATTCACCAGAAATCATCGCGTAAGAAATCGAAATGA
- the rffA gene encoding dTDP-4-amino-4,6-dideoxygalactose transaminase: MKIPFNKPYLTGNEKARLDEVLVSGKFSGNGDFTKKCQALLESKYQFRKTLLTTSCTDALEIAALLVKVQPGDEVILPSYTFVSTANAFALRGAKLVFADSQPDHPNLDVAALEALITPRTRVIVPVHYGGQACDMQALMQLAQKHSLWVVEDAAQAVDSKLGEKNLGGIGHVGALSFHDTKNIIAGEGGALVINHEEFVNKAEIHWEKGTNRSAFFRGEVDKYGWVDIGSSFLPSELTAAFLLAQLEGIDQIQQLRMQAWNTYYQMLSPLNGKGLQVMPNVPHNAHMFYLVCRSLEERTELIDYLKQQGIASVFHYLSLHKSQYFADKHDGRDLPNADRFTDCLVRLPMFAELGATGAERVAGSVLDFYRTR; the protein is encoded by the coding sequence ATGAAAATACCCTTTAATAAACCCTACCTCACAGGCAACGAAAAGGCACGGCTTGACGAGGTGCTCGTTTCGGGCAAATTTTCAGGAAACGGCGATTTTACAAAAAAATGCCAGGCTTTGCTCGAGAGCAAATACCAATTTCGCAAAACACTGCTCACCACGTCGTGCACCGATGCTCTCGAGATCGCTGCGTTGCTCGTGAAGGTGCAGCCCGGCGATGAAGTTATTCTGCCCTCGTATACGTTCGTTTCAACCGCGAATGCTTTTGCGCTGCGCGGCGCCAAACTCGTTTTTGCCGACAGCCAGCCTGACCACCCGAATCTCGATGTTGCGGCACTCGAAGCCCTCATTACCCCGCGCACGCGCGTGATCGTGCCGGTGCACTATGGCGGGCAGGCCTGCGATATGCAGGCTCTGATGCAGCTCGCGCAAAAACATTCGCTTTGGGTCGTCGAAGACGCCGCGCAGGCGGTGGATTCAAAACTTGGGGAGAAAAATCTTGGAGGCATCGGGCATGTGGGCGCTCTGTCATTTCATGATACAAAGAACATAATCGCCGGTGAAGGTGGTGCATTGGTTATCAACCATGAAGAATTCGTCAATAAAGCCGAAATTCACTGGGAGAAGGGCACCAACCGCAGCGCATTCTTTCGTGGCGAGGTCGATAAGTATGGCTGGGTAGACATCGGTTCTTCTTTCTTACCTTCAGAGCTCACTGCAGCGTTTTTGCTTGCGCAGCTCGAAGGCATTGATCAAATTCAACAGCTGCGCATGCAGGCGTGGAATACATATTACCAGATGCTCTCACCCCTCAACGGGAAGGGACTGCAGGTGATGCCCAATGTGCCGCACAATGCACACATGTTCTATTTGGTTTGTCGCAGCCTCGAAGAGCGTACCGAACTCATCGATTACCTGAAGCAGCAGGGCATTGCTTCAGTATTCCATTACCTGTCGCTGCACAAGAGCCAGTATTTTGCCGACAAACACGACGGCCGCGATTTGCCGAACGCCGACCGGTTTACCGACTGCCTCGTGCGGCTGCCAATGTTCGCCGAACTCGGGGCAACCGGCGCTGAACGCGTCGCGGGCTCGGTGCTCGATTTCTATCGCACGCGCTGA
- the pheT gene encoding phenylalanine--tRNA ligase subunit beta — MKLSYNWLNEFVDLSGITPVELANLLTMKTCEVEGFEPFMDHMAKIPVALIEELTKHPDADKLKICKVNTGKETVQIVTGAANVELGKKFPAALVGVKLPDGREMTKAKLRGVESFGMLCSGGELGITQLDYAPAKIDGLMPLPDDWKVGAPLSDYFGAADVILDIDNKSITHRPDLWCHFGFAREIAALLGKPLKKNPEEATFKTQPAKLPKIEIEGRSAITYCGAELAGFKVQSSPLARQLRLLSVGQKPINNIVDISNSVLFEIGQPNHAFDRSKLGELVRVDYSKAKEKIALLDGTTHELPEGLVVIRDGSTPVALAGVMGGAGTETTAATEKLFLESATFHRSDIRKAVSKTGIRSDSSQRFEKAQNPGKAKAAIYRFASLLAEEQGGVTLSEIAEVSTEDYTKTQPIIVTNEFIDQKLGHIGNRADSNAAILKRLGFAVEEKGATLVVTPPAWRKWYDITIGEDLVEEIGRFIGYKEIAIEPALVPCETPRSRNGVRELEHGLRDLSANHLHLTEVLNYAFHSENDLKADEFFCTASEAMRMQNSLHSDMAFLRISPLAGLLRSIQANYREEGNTRLFEIEKLMLPPENATLARREAYFYAGALTSEAEPALVAQEVGAIVSTILASCGLMRHDQVFTNEAHGIFNPGRSGTAGTKDKKIFRFGEIHPKILAEFGIKTRVWYFDALIENLLALKVENPTYRPPFAQPAVDFDLTLVMPKRGEFTALKAAAGVVQPLVRRDLDKTVLVSFEHVSTFTGGNLKENEKAVSVRAVWRNPTRTLASDEIKKLQDGLILKMQKAGFSLR; from the coding sequence ATGAAACTATCTTATAATTGGTTAAATGAATTTGTCGATCTCTCGGGCATAACTCCGGTCGAGCTCGCGAATCTTCTGACGATGAAGACCTGCGAGGTCGAAGGCTTCGAGCCGTTCATGGACCACATGGCGAAAATTCCCGTGGCGTTGATAGAAGAACTCACGAAGCACCCCGACGCGGACAAACTCAAAATCTGCAAAGTGAATACCGGCAAAGAAACCGTGCAGATTGTGACCGGTGCGGCGAACGTCGAACTCGGTAAGAAGTTTCCCGCGGCGCTCGTGGGTGTTAAGCTGCCCGATGGCCGCGAGATGACCAAGGCAAAGCTGCGCGGCGTCGAAAGTTTTGGCATGCTCTGCTCGGGCGGCGAACTGGGCATCACGCAGCTCGATTACGCCCCCGCAAAGATCGACGGCCTCATGCCCCTCCCCGACGACTGGAAAGTCGGTGCCCCGCTTTCTGACTACTTTGGTGCAGCTGATGTCATTCTCGATATCGATAACAAGTCGATCACGCATCGCCCTGACCTGTGGTGCCACTTCGGTTTTGCGCGCGAGATCGCAGCGCTTTTGGGCAAGCCGCTCAAGAAGAACCCAGAAGAGGCGACCTTCAAGACACAGCCCGCGAAACTCCCCAAAATTGAAATCGAAGGTCGCTCCGCTATTACCTACTGCGGGGCAGAGCTCGCCGGCTTCAAAGTGCAGTCTTCGCCGCTCGCGCGCCAGCTGCGGTTACTTTCAGTTGGCCAAAAGCCGATCAACAACATCGTCGATATTTCGAACTCCGTGCTGTTCGAGATTGGCCAACCCAACCACGCATTCGATCGCTCTAAGCTTGGTGAATTGGTGCGCGTCGATTACTCGAAAGCCAAAGAAAAGATAGCGCTCTTAGATGGCACAACGCATGAACTACCCGAAGGCCTTGTAGTGATTCGCGATGGCTCGACACCCGTCGCACTCGCGGGCGTCATGGGTGGTGCGGGTACAGAGACCACTGCGGCCACCGAGAAGCTGTTCCTCGAATCGGCAACGTTTCACCGCAGCGACATTCGCAAAGCGGTTTCGAAAACCGGCATACGCAGTGATTCGTCGCAGCGCTTTGAGAAGGCGCAGAACCCCGGCAAGGCAAAGGCAGCGATCTACCGCTTTGCTTCGCTGCTGGCAGAAGAACAAGGCGGAGTCACCCTTTCGGAAATTGCTGAAGTCTCAACCGAAGATTACACGAAAACCCAGCCGATCATCGTCACCAACGAGTTCATCGACCAGAAACTCGGGCACATCGGCAACCGCGCTGACAGCAATGCTGCGATACTGAAGCGCCTCGGTTTTGCCGTTGAAGAGAAGGGAGCCACGCTCGTCGTCACGCCACCCGCCTGGCGCAAGTGGTACGACATCACGATCGGTGAAGATCTGGTCGAAGAGATCGGGCGCTTTATCGGCTACAAAGAAATCGCCATTGAACCAGCGCTGGTTCCATGTGAAACCCCACGCTCGCGCAATGGCGTGCGCGAACTCGAACACGGACTGCGTGACCTCTCGGCGAATCACCTGCACCTCACCGAAGTGCTCAACTATGCATTTCACAGTGAAAATGATCTGAAGGCCGATGAATTCTTCTGCACGGCCAGTGAAGCCATGCGCATGCAGAATTCGCTGCACAGCGATATGGCATTTCTGCGCATTTCGCCGCTGGCAGGCCTCTTGCGCTCGATTCAGGCCAACTACCGCGAAGAAGGGAATACACGCCTTTTCGAAATCGAAAAGCTGATGCTACCACCAGAGAATGCGACGCTCGCCCGGCGCGAGGCGTATTTCTACGCGGGAGCACTCACGTCAGAAGCAGAGCCGGCGCTCGTCGCTCAAGAAGTCGGTGCGATAGTCTCGACTATTCTCGCAAGTTGTGGTCTCATGCGCCACGACCAGGTTTTCACCAACGAGGCGCATGGCATATTCAACCCTGGCCGTTCAGGCACCGCAGGCACGAAAGACAAAAAGATTTTCCGCTTCGGTGAAATACACCCAAAAATACTGGCTGAGTTTGGTATCAAAACCCGTGTCTGGTATTTTGATGCCCTGATAGAGAACCTGCTCGCGCTGAAAGTGGAAAATCCGACTTATCGGCCGCCCTTTGCACAACCGGCTGTAGATTTTGATCTCACGTTGGTCATGCCCAAACGCGGTGAATTTACTGCGCTCAAGGCTGCGGCCGGCGTTGTGCAGCCGCTCGTGCGCCGCGATCTCGACAAGACTGTACTGGTCAGCTTCGAGCATGTGAGCACGTTCACCGGTGGTAACCTGAAAGAGAATGAAAAGGCAGTTTCAGTACGCGCGGTCTGGCGCAACCCGACGCGCACGCTGGCGTCAGATGAGATCAAGAAGCTTCAAGACGGCTTGATTCTAAAAATGCAAAAAGCAGGATTTTCCCTTCGTTAG
- the pheS gene encoding phenylalanine--tRNA ligase subunit alpha: MADLISEIQALEAEAAAAIAAAADAEALAQVTQNFTGKKGALTGVMKQLGSLTPEERTAVGKAANTFKAKLDELLAAKEKQLTESKFASLAETEFLDLSVTPPEFSQVRGGVSSGHTHPITQTQRRLEAIFTSMGFSIVDGPQVEDDYHNFGALNFTDDHPARDMQDTFYTVTGHLLRTHTSTVQIRALESMKPPLRIIAPGRVFRYEEVDASHEHTFYQMEGMIIDRKVSVGNLLHLMQTLLTEVFGREVDVRLRPGYFPFVEPGFELDMKCLVCNGAGCSVCKHSGWVEVLPCGLVHPNVLRSAGLDPAEWQGAAFGLGLNRLVMMQHGIEDIRHFMAGKLEFLRQF; encoded by the coding sequence ATGGCTGACTTGATCTCTGAAATACAGGCCCTTGAAGCTGAGGCTGCTGCTGCAATCGCCGCTGCTGCCGACGCAGAAGCGCTCGCGCAGGTGACGCAGAATTTTACCGGCAAAAAGGGCGCTCTGACGGGCGTTATGAAGCAGCTGGGATCACTCACCCCCGAAGAGCGCACCGCCGTCGGTAAGGCGGCCAATACATTCAAGGCTAAGCTCGACGAGCTCTTGGCGGCAAAAGAAAAACAGCTGACGGAGTCAAAATTTGCTTCGCTGGCAGAAACCGAATTTCTCGATCTTTCCGTTACTCCACCAGAATTTTCCCAGGTGCGCGGCGGCGTTTCTTCAGGACACACACACCCGATCACGCAGACGCAGCGGCGACTCGAAGCAATATTTACCTCGATGGGTTTTTCGATCGTCGATGGCCCGCAGGTCGAAGACGACTACCACAACTTCGGCGCGCTAAATTTTACCGACGACCACCCCGCGCGCGACATGCAGGATACGTTCTACACCGTGACCGGTCATTTGTTGCGCACGCACACCTCGACTGTGCAGATACGCGCGCTCGAGAGCATGAAGCCGCCGCTGCGCATTATCGCCCCCGGCCGTGTGTTCCGTTATGAAGAAGTCGACGCTTCGCACGAGCACACCTTTTACCAGATGGAAGGCATGATTATCGACCGCAAGGTTTCAGTCGGCAATCTGTTGCACCTCATGCAGACGTTGCTGACCGAAGTTTTTGGTCGTGAGGTGGATGTCAGACTCAGACCCGGTTATTTTCCGTTTGTCGAGCCTGGCTTTGAGCTCGATATGAAGTGTTTGGTATGTAACGGAGCAGGTTGTTCCGTATGCAAACACTCCGGCTGGGTAGAAGTTTTGCCCTGCGGCCTCGTGCACCCGAACGTGTTGCGCTCCGCCGGTCTTGACCCTGCTGAGTGGCAGGGTGCCGCGTTTGGTTTGGGCCTCAACCGGCTTGTCATGATGCAGCACGGCATTGAAGACATTCGCCACTTCATGGCGGGCAAACTCGAATTTTTAAGGCAGTTTTGA